From the genome of Papaver somniferum cultivar HN1 chromosome 2, ASM357369v1, whole genome shotgun sequence, one region includes:
- the LOC113352215 gene encoding uncharacterized protein LOC113352215 — translation MYKAIAEEKRVQDSCDSNNSGDSSDKDVELDEVSSRENMSGSAGNSGGLITMWDATVLELLDKRVGLNSISCLFKYRSNGFKFIPTNAYSPCDDNLREDFWSDLAEIRNWSLEPWCFVGELNSVRSDAERNKSCGDARNIGYLNEFIFEQEMIDFPLNGSSYTWRNKQDDPLLCRLDSYRLVLRPIIVLKWLKHPDFVKSVEQWWKDLVFVGMPGYILFCELQNLKYFIKNWSKEVFGNVKKEENDLTEKIKSLNLLEESVALSSIQLEERANVLVKLNNVKVNRARSAFQRAKVKGFKEGDKNTRYFNKIANAKRRRNCITKLEVAGVDVFNQEIIKREIQQYSSSLFTASSSVNPSFENMAFKSIDDSQKVWLERPFDEEKVMEDIKKCGANKAPGPDGYNLELYKACWGFTKHDVMAVVNAFHNKG, via the exons ATGTATAAGGCTATTGCAGAAGAAAAAAGGGTGCAGGATAGTTGTGATTCTAATAATTCAGGGGATTCCAGTGATAAAGATGTGGAGTTGGATGAGGTAAGTTCAAGGGAGAATATGAGTG GCAGTGCTGGAAATAGTGGAGGGCTTATTACTATGTGGGATGCTACTGTTCTGGAGTTGTTGGATAAGAGAGTGGGTCTCAACTCAATCTCTTGCCTGTTTAAGTATAGAAGTAATGGATTCAAATTCATTCCTACGAATGCCTATTCGCCGTGTGACGACAATTTGAGGGAGGATTTTTGGAGTGATCTTGCTGAAATAAGAAATTGGAGTTTGGAACCTTGGTGCTTTGTTGGTGAATTAAACTCTGTACGAAGTGATGCAGAGAGAAACAAGAGTTGTGGTGATGCTAGAAATATAGGCTATCTTAATGAGTTTATTTTCGAACAGGAGATGATAGATTTTCCTCTTAATGGTAGTTCTTATACCTGGAGGAACAAGCAAGACGACCCGTTGTTATGCAGACTTGACAG TTATCGTCTAGTGTTAAGGCCAATTATAGTTTTAAAATGGCTCAAACATCCGGATTTTGTTAAGTCAGTGGAGCAGTGGTGGAAGGATTTGGTTTTTGTAGGTATGCCTGGTTATATTCTCTTTTGTGAGCTTCAAAATTTGAAGTACTTTATTAAGAATTGGAGTAAGGAAGTTTTTGGTAATGTGAAAAAGGAGGAGAATGACCTGACTGAAAAGATTAAATCTTTAAATCTGTTAGAGGAAAGTGTTGCTTTATCTTCTATTCAACTAGAGGAAAGAGCTAATGTTTTGGTGAAACTAAATAACGTTAAGGTTAATAGAGCAAGGAGTGCGTTCCAGAGAGCAAAGGTGAAGGGATTCAAGGAGGGAGACAAAAATACAAGGTACTTCAATAAGATTGCTAatgcgaaaagaagaagaaattgtatTACTAAATTGGAGGTGGCAGGCGTAGATGTTTTCAATCAGGAGATCATTAAAAGGGAGattcaacaatattcttcttctttatttactGCTTCTTCTTCGGTTAATCCTTCTTTTGAAAATATGGCTTTTAAGAGTATTGATGACTCTCAAAAAGTGTGGCTTGAGAGACCTTTTGATGAAGAGAAGGTGATGGAGGATATCAAGAAGTGTGGCGCCAATAAGGCACCTGGACCAGATGGGTATAACCTTGAGTTATATAAAGCTTGTTGGGGATTTACGAAGCATGATGTCATGGCAGTAGTCAATGCATTTCACAACAAAGGTTAG
- the LOC113349439 gene encoding polyphenol oxidase I, chloroplastic-like — protein sequence MEAKRWVSLVFLALILVGLSSSDLFVQDSDQQVQAISFISDLKATFLGFFDGTWLTMEDASAINEEIKPKHVILTPNLTTCHKSLSDADRPVYCCPPKRESLEPIIDFQFPDISEPIRVRKPAHKVDADYIAKYNRAIAIMKSLPYDDPRSYMRQANMHCIYCTGAYNQQNSNSLLKIHRSWMFFPWHRMMIYFHERILGSLIGDENFALPFWNWDSPDGMFIPDMYLNGSMIDTQRDSSHLPPQVADINYDYFERGLGPEDQISTNVAFMYNQMVSGAKKTELFMGCPYKAGENGFCDGPGTIELAPHNALHTWVGSNLNPEREDLGAFYSAARDPIFYAHHSNIDRLWNVWNQLRGGDKPAIEDPEWLDSTFYFHNEKSQLVRIKIRDVLDSSKLRYAYEKVENVWLNARPKPSVPPKIARQVLKMRENQNPFLDISNEAIVSPDFGLNGKRLDTTVRVKLRRPKTHRSKTEKEQEEEIIVVYGIDISKDAYVKFDVYVNAVDETMIGPESREFAGTFVNMKRGVRIVLNKGDLVVKRKTVFKVGITELLEDLEADGDETIWVTLVPRGGTGINTTVDGVRIEYMK from the exons ATGGAAGCAAAGAGATGGGTCTCTTTGGTTTTCTTGGCTTTAatcttagttggattatcttcttcaGATTTGTTTGTTCAAGATTCAGATCAACAAGTTCAAGCCATTTCTTTTATAAG TGATCTGAAGGCAACATTCCTTGGATTTTTTGATGGAACATGGCTTACAATGGAAGATGCAAGTGCCATAAACGAAGAGATTAAACCTAAACATGTCATCTTAACTCCAAACCTCACGACGTGTCATAAGTCACTTTCCGATGCCGATCGACCGGTTTATTGTTGTCCACCAAAACGTGAATCATTAGAACCCATAATTGATTTCCAATTTCCAGACATTTCAGAGCCAATTAGAGTCAGGAAACCAGCTCACAAGGTTGATGCAGATTACATCGCCAAGTATAACAGAGCCATAGCCATCATGAAATCATTACCTTACGACGATCCACGCAGCTACATGCGTCAAGCTAATATGCATTGCATATACTGCACCGGTGCTTACAATCAACAGAACTCCAACTCTCTACTCAAAATTCACAGATCTTGGATGTTTTTCCCATGGCACAGAATGATGATTTACTTTCACGAGAGGATTCTCGGAAGTTTGATCGGGGACGAGAATTTCGCTCTACCTTTCTGGAACTGGGATTCGCCGGACGGTATGTTTATTCCGGACATGTACTTGAATGGGTCAATGATTGATACGCAGCGGGATAGTTCTCACCTGCCACCTCAAGTTGCTGACATTAATTACGATTACTTCGAAAGAGGATTAGGACCTGAAGATCAGATTTCAACAAACGTTGCTTTCATGTACAATCAAATGGTGTCTGGCGCTAAAAAGACTGAACTGTTCATGGGGTGTCCTTATAAAGCCGGCGAGAATGGGTTTTGTGACGGACCAGGAACTATCGAACTGGCGCCACATAATGCATTGCATACTTGGGTTGGTAGTAACTTGAATCCTGAAAGAGAAGATTTGGGAGCCTTTTATTCAGCTGCAAGAGATCCAATTTTCTATGCACATCATTCAAACATCGATCGCCTTTGGAACGTATGGAACCAACTCCGGGGCGGCGACAAGCCGGCGATTGAAGATCCGGAATGGTTAGATTCTACCTTTTACTTCCACAACGAGAAGTCGCAGCTTGTTAGAATAAAAATCAGAGACGTTCTTGACAGTTCTAAGCTTAGATACGCTTACGAGAAGGTCGAGAATGTATGGCTCAACGCGAGACCCAAACCCTCCGTACCACCGAAGATCGCTCGTCAGGTCTTGAAAATGCGAGAGAATCAGAACCCGTTCTTGGATATCTCTAATGAAGCTATCGTTTCACCGGATTTCGGGCTGAACGGTAAGAGGCTCGATACGACGGTAAGAGTGAAGCTTCGTAGACCGAAGACACATAGAAGTAAGACTGagaaagagcaagaagaagagatTATAGTTGTTTATGGAATTGACATCAGTAAGGATGCGTACGTCAAGTTCGACGTTTATGTTAATGCTGTTGATGAGACCATGATTGGTCCTGAATCGAGAGAGTTTGCAGGAACATTTGTGAACATGAAGAGGGGAGTAAGGATAGTGTTGAACAAAGGAGATTTGGTGGTGAAGAGAAAGACAGTTTTTAAGGTGGGTATCACTGAGCTGTTGGAAGACCTCGAGGCAGACGGCGATGAGACCATTTGGGTCACATTGGTACCGAGAGGCGGGACTGGCATCAATACAACTGTTGACGGAGTTCGGATTGAGTATATGAAATGA
- the LOC113352216 gene encoding uncharacterized protein LOC113352216 gives MAMMTAFPFYLIDAAGEWFFCLSGSITTWNGMKKLFLEKYFPASKAAEIRKEICGIRQVSGETLYEYWDKKLLTRCPHHQISNQLVIQYFYEGLLSNERNLIDVVSGGALTNKTIAEATSLLDNMAVNTQQFYTRGEPVARKVDEVGDSSHLEHRMGNMERMMQQIAAAEIPSYTEEVEQASAMYQNQQRPRYDPYSSTYNPGWRDHPNFSYANKQAAVSNPPFNQQGGYQFLQRSQQEAQGMSIDDKLNLILNTMTQDKKKAEMDMKDIRTQMGQLDTTVRKLKAQAAGKLPSQPLNPREIVSAIEF, from the coding sequence ATGGCTATGATGACAGCGTTTCCTTTCTACCTTATAGATGCTGCAGGAGAATGGTTCTTTTGCTTATCTGGGAGTATaaccacatggaatgggatgaagaagtTATTCCTTGAGAAGTATTTTCCGGCATCAAAAGCAGCAGagattcgcaaggagatttgtggtatTAGGCAAGTATCCGGAGAGACTCTCTATGAGTATTGGGACAAAAAACTTCTCACTAGATGCCCACACCATCAAATTAGCAATCAACTCGTtattcaatacttctatgagggGTTGCTTTCTAATGAGAGAAATTTGATTGATGTCGTAAGTGGTGGTGCACTTACCAACAAGACCATTGCGGAAGCTACAAGTTTGTTGGATAATATGGCTGTGAACACTCAACAATTCTACACTCGAGGTGAACCAGTGGCAAGGAAAGTGGATGAAGTTGGTGATTCTTCACATTTGGAACATAGAATGGGCAACATGGAGAGGATGATGCAACAAATAGCAGCGGCTGAAATACCATCATACACCGAAGAAGTTGAGCAAGCAAGTGCTatgtaccaaaatcagcaaaggCCAAGATATGACCCATATTCCAGCACATATAATCCGGGTTGGCGTGATCATCCTAATTTCAGCTACGCCAACAAGCAAGCTGCAGTTTCCAATCCGCCATTCAATCAACAAGGCGGGTACCAATTCTTGCAGAGGTCGCAACAAGAAGCTCAAGGCATGAGTATAGATGACAAGTTGAATCTCATTCTCAACACAATGACGCAAGATAAGAAAAAGGCGGAGATGGATATGAAGGACATCCGAACACAAATGGGTCAACTAGATACTACTGTGAGAAAATTGAAAGCACAAGCAGCTGGAAAACTTCCCTCGCAACCATTGAATCCCAGAGAGATTGTTAGTGCTATTGAGTTTTGA